A single Thermosynechococcus vestitus BP-1 DNA region contains:
- a CDS encoding FeoA family protein: protein MNDPVLLSDLPLGTPARITAIEGTAAWQRRLAAVGFSVGQTVTLLRRAPSSQTLAIRVGALTDVAIRATDASTILVELLNKP, encoded by the coding sequence GTGAATGATCCTGTGTTGCTCTCTGACCTTCCCCTTGGTACGCCAGCGCGTATCACTGCCATTGAGGGCACAGCCGCTTGGCAGCGCCGCCTGGCAGCTGTGGGATTTAGCGTGGGTCAAACCGTCACCCTCCTACGTCGTGCCCCCTCTAGTCAAACCTTGGCCATCCGGGTGGGTGCCCTGACCGATGTGGCCATACGAGCAACCGATGCCAGCACCATTCTCGTAGAACTGCTGAACAAGCCTTAG